The Prevotella sp. E9-3 genome has a window encoding:
- the rpmA gene encoding 50S ribosomal protein L27, with translation MAHKKGVGSSKNGRESAAQRLGVKIWGGQKVQAGNIIVRQRGTHHNPGNGVGIGKDDTLYALIDGTVNFHKGKHDKSVVSVIPEAEA, from the coding sequence ATGGCACATAAAAAAGGTGTAGGTAGTTCTAAGAACGGCCGCGAGAGTGCAGCACAGCGACTCGGCGTGAAGATCTGGGGTGGACAGAAAGTACAGGCAGGCAACATCATCGTACGCCAGCGTGGTACTCATCACAATCCAGGCAATGGCGTAGGAATTGGTAAGGACGACACGCTTTATGCCCTCATTGATGGCACCGTGAATTTCCACAAAGGAAAGCACGATAAGAGCGTTGTTTCAGTAATTCCTGAAGCCGAAGCTTAA
- a CDS encoding STM3941 family protein, translating into MEEIRVYHSPWRILLMALGCFVFIALSIFMLNNPKSVFSVIVAWIGIAFFGLASLSILYSLFMERLMNKPFLTITDTSIISQGIKQTIINFADVKSFQVVKMGDQKFIAIHYKTDVEQQKMNEASSIGRIIRFLNRRLVNAQENISTTGTSIKAEELCDLLNERLKRK; encoded by the coding sequence ATGGAAGAAATCAGAGTCTATCATTCCCCTTGGCGCATACTGCTAATGGCTTTGGGATGTTTTGTTTTTATTGCTCTTAGCATCTTTATGCTCAATAATCCTAAGAGCGTTTTTTCGGTGATTGTGGCATGGATTGGCATCGCATTCTTTGGTTTAGCTAGCCTTTCTATTCTTTACTCATTGTTTATGGAAAGACTGATGAACAAGCCATTTCTGACGATTACTGACACCAGCATCATCAGTCAAGGAATAAAACAGACCATCATCAACTTTGCCGATGTAAAGTCGTTTCAAGTTGTAAAGATGGGAGACCAGAAGTTTATCGCCATACACTATAAGACCGATGTTGAGCAGCAAAAGATGAACGAGGCCAGTAGTATTGGCCGTATCATACGTTTCCTGAACCGCCGACTGGTGAATGCACAGGAAAACATCTCTACCACAGGTACAAGCATAAAGGCCGAAGAGTTATGCGACCTGCTGAATGAAAGGCTGAAACGAAAATAA
- a CDS encoding tetratricopeptide repeat protein codes for MITLFLGLGVTTAQTPQQWRDSLSVLNGMIRLSPRSTDLRLKKAAVNIELNQWEYAVEEYGRVLELDAKNLAALYFRAYANVHLRRYDMAKYDYETFLSLQPKHFEAQLGLAMVKRNMGRKTDALDEMNRLVQLFPDSVYAYVARAGFEAELQQYEVALFDWDEAIFRKPLNADFVASKVQLLLQLKRYDEAWQELEKAIKRGIPRVALKEWIDQCK; via the coding sequence ATGATAACCCTTTTTTTAGGGCTAGGAGTCACTACTGCCCAAACACCTCAGCAATGGCGCGATTCTCTATCCGTTCTCAACGGAATGATTCGTCTATCGCCTCGATCCACGGATTTGCGGTTGAAGAAGGCTGCTGTAAATATTGAACTTAATCAATGGGAATATGCTGTTGAAGAGTATGGGCGTGTGTTGGAATTAGATGCCAAGAATTTGGCTGCCTTGTATTTTCGTGCCTATGCAAACGTCCATCTGCGTCGTTATGACATGGCAAAATACGATTATGAAACCTTCCTTTCTTTACAGCCTAAGCATTTCGAGGCCCAGTTGGGATTGGCTATGGTCAAAAGAAATATGGGCAGGAAGACGGATGCACTTGACGAGATGAACCGCTTGGTTCAGTTGTTTCCCGATTCTGTCTATGCCTACGTGGCTCGTGCTGGTTTTGAAGCTGAACTTCAGCAGTATGAGGTGGCCTTGTTCGATTGGGATGAAGCAATTTTCCGTAAGCCTTTAAATGCGGATTTCGTAGCTTCAAAAGTGCAGTTGCTTCTTCAGTTGAAGCGTTATGATGAGGCTTGGCAAGAACTGGAAAAGGCGATAAAACGTGGCATTCCCCGTGTTGCACTGAAGGAGTGGATAGACCAGTGTAAGTAA
- the rplU gene encoding 50S ribosomal protein L21 — translation MYAIVEIQGQQFKAEEGKKLFVHHIKDVEAGKTVEFDKVLLVDADGAVKVGAPTVEGAKVVVEVVNPLVKGDKVIVFKMKRRKDSRKRNGHREQFTQVEVKQVIA, via the coding sequence ATGTACGCAATTGTAGAAATTCAGGGTCAGCAGTTCAAGGCTGAGGAGGGCAAGAAGCTCTTCGTGCACCACATCAAAGACGTGGAGGCAGGCAAGACTGTTGAGTTTGACAAGGTGCTGCTCGTAGATGCCGACGGCGCTGTCAAGGTTGGCGCACCCACCGTAGAAGGTGCAAAAGTAGTAGTTGAAGTAGTGAACCCGCTGGTGAAGGGCGACAAAGTCATCGTTTTCAAGATGAAGCGTCGTAAGGATTCTCGCAAGCGCAATGGTCATCGTGAGCAGTTCACTCAGGTAGAAGTTAAACAGGTAATCGCTTAA
- a CDS encoding C69 family dipeptidase, whose translation MKRQLLLLTFTAMAVGAMACTNFIVGKKASKDGSVICTYNADDYGMFIGLAHYPAAKHQPGEMRQVINWDTHAYGGEIAEASETFNVIGNMNEYQVTIGETTFGGREEMVDTTGIIDYGSLIYIALQRSKTAREAIKVMTTLVEQYGYNSEGETFTICDPNEAWIMEMMGCASDRKLSKERTVWVALRIPDDVICAHANQSRITHFNMKDKSGNVLYSKNVVKYARKMGWFSGKDEDFSFRDVYAFPDFGGRRMCDARVWSFFNRFAEGMDRYVAWAEGIQKDAESMPLWVKPVRQLGLDDIEAAMRDHYENTPFALDGDQGGGIWEMPYRPTPLYYNVDGKKYFNERPISTQQTGFSYVAQMRSWLPREVGGVLWFGNDDGNMVPYTPVYCCATQAPRPYNTPGVDALNFSTENAYWVQNWVANMVYPRYSLLFPTLEQKRDSLDRSYFLLQKEIEDKALTLQRDERVKFLTDYSAQKANEMLAEWNLLAVKLIVKYNDMIIKPEQNGVFTRTPEGLGSRVTRPGYPSGFARRLVQQTGKKFEAPE comes from the coding sequence ATGAAACGACAATTATTATTATTGACATTCACTGCAATGGCTGTAGGGGCCATGGCATGTACCAATTTCATTGTTGGTAAAAAAGCATCTAAGGATGGCTCCGTAATCTGTACCTATAATGCCGACGACTATGGGATGTTCATCGGTTTAGCCCATTATCCGGCAGCCAAGCACCAGCCGGGCGAGATGCGTCAGGTCATCAACTGGGATACCCATGCCTATGGAGGTGAGATTGCCGAAGCCTCAGAAACCTTCAATGTGATAGGTAATATGAACGAATATCAAGTGACCATTGGCGAGACTACCTTTGGTGGACGTGAAGAGATGGTTGATACTACAGGCATTATCGATTATGGTTCGCTCATCTATATTGCCTTGCAGCGTTCAAAGACTGCTCGTGAAGCGATTAAGGTAATGACCACCCTCGTTGAGCAATATGGGTACAATTCCGAAGGTGAGACTTTTACCATCTGTGATCCCAACGAAGCATGGATTATGGAGATGATGGGATGTGCCAGTGACCGTAAGCTGTCCAAGGAGCGTACCGTTTGGGTGGCCCTCCGTATTCCTGATGATGTGATTTGTGCCCATGCCAATCAAAGTCGCATCACCCACTTCAATATGAAGGATAAATCTGGCAACGTCCTTTACTCAAAGAATGTGGTTAAATATGCCCGCAAGATGGGATGGTTCTCAGGCAAGGACGAAGACTTTTCTTTCCGTGATGTATATGCTTTTCCCGATTTTGGCGGTCGTCGTATGTGTGATGCCCGTGTGTGGAGCTTCTTTAATCGTTTTGCAGAGGGTATGGATCGTTATGTAGCCTGGGCCGAGGGTATTCAGAAGGATGCCGAGTCGATGCCCCTATGGGTGAAACCCGTCCGTCAGTTAGGACTTGACGACATTGAGGCAGCCATGCGTGATCATTATGAGAACACCCCTTTCGCCCTTGATGGCGATCAGGGAGGTGGCATCTGGGAAATGCCTTACCGTCCTACACCTTTATATTATAATGTGGATGGAAAGAAATATTTCAACGAGCGCCCCATCTCTACCCAGCAAACAGGTTTCAGTTATGTTGCTCAGATGCGTTCATGGTTGCCTCGAGAAGTGGGGGGCGTACTATGGTTTGGAAATGACGATGGAAACATGGTGCCCTATACTCCTGTGTACTGCTGCGCAACTCAGGCTCCACGTCCTTACAACACTCCAGGCGTCGATGCCCTGAATTTCTCTACCGAGAATGCCTATTGGGTGCAGAACTGGGTGGCCAATATGGTATATCCTCGCTATTCGCTGTTGTTTCCCACTCTTGAGCAGAAACGTGACTCTCTTGACCGTTCTTATTTCCTCCTTCAGAAAGAGATAGAGGATAAGGCTCTGACGCTTCAGCGTGACGAACGTGTGAAATTCCTCACTGATTACTCGGCTCAGAAGGCTAATGAAATGCTGGCTGAGTGGAATCTCTTGGCTGTGAAATTGATTGTTAAGTACAACGACATGATTATCAAGCCAGAACAGAATGGTGTGTTCACTCGTACCCCTGAAGGACTTGGCTCACGTGTTACTCGTCCTGGCTATCCTTCAGGCTTTGCTCGTCGTCTTGTTCAGCAGACAGGTAAGAAGTTTGAGGCTCCTGAATAG